The proteins below come from a single Sphingomicrobium sediminis genomic window:
- a CDS encoding type II secretion system F family protein, producing the protein MLDSLVDSNAARIAVLALVFIAVVIVTILIASRLGERREVRSRLAEETGGSVGVGTPRSTRLRGEENRGAWVDAVNRLEKAGINLVDTKNEGLRRKMVAAGYDSPSAPRIFNLIRILATFGLPLFLVLWVFITGSEMGLVGLYFVVVISALFGYVIPGLLLQVKVDRRQEEMVNGFPDALDLMLVCVEAGLGLETAFDRVGMEMMHSHPLLAHQFASVVLEMRAGRSREDALRRLADRAGVDEIRAFSTLLIQSQKLGSSVAATLRVYAAEMREKRRMRAEERAHRLPVLLSMPLVGCMLPVMVGVLMVPAVIRAIRTVIPALG; encoded by the coding sequence ATGTTGGACTCACTCGTCGACAGCAATGCCGCGCGGATCGCCGTCCTCGCACTCGTCTTTATCGCGGTCGTGATCGTCACGATCCTCATTGCCTCGCGGCTTGGCGAACGGCGCGAGGTGCGCTCGCGCCTGGCTGAAGAAACCGGCGGCAGCGTCGGCGTGGGCACGCCGCGTTCTACCCGTCTTCGCGGCGAGGAAAATCGTGGCGCGTGGGTCGATGCCGTCAACAGGCTCGAGAAAGCCGGCATCAACCTCGTCGACACGAAGAACGAAGGGCTGCGTCGCAAGATGGTTGCGGCCGGCTATGACAGCCCGTCTGCCCCGCGCATCTTCAACCTTATCCGTATCCTCGCGACCTTCGGCTTGCCGCTTTTCCTCGTCCTGTGGGTGTTCATCACTGGCAGCGAGATGGGGCTTGTCGGACTCTATTTCGTCGTCGTGATTTCGGCGCTGTTTGGCTACGTCATTCCGGGCCTGCTTTTGCAGGTGAAGGTCGACCGACGCCAAGAAGAGATGGTCAACGGTTTTCCGGATGCGCTGGACCTCATGCTGGTCTGCGTCGAGGCCGGCCTCGGGCTCGAGACCGCCTTCGACCGTGTCGGCATGGAAATGATGCATTCTCACCCGCTGCTCGCCCACCAGTTCGCCTCGGTGGTGCTGGAAATGCGGGCCGGGCGCAGCCGCGAAGATGCGCTGCGCCGACTCGCCGACCGCGCCGGTGTCGACGAGATCCGCGCCTTCTCGACCCTGCTAATCCAGAGCCAGAAGCTGGGCAGCTCGGTCGCCGCGACACTGCGCGTCTACGCCGCGGAAATGCGCGAAAAACGGCGGATGCGTGCGGAAGAACGCGCGCACCGCCTGCCGGTGCTTTTGTCGATGCCGCTGGTCGGGTGTATGCTGCCGGTGATGGTCGGGGTGCTCATGGTGCCCGCCGTCATCCGCGCCATCCGCACCGTTATTCCGGCGCTCGGCTAG
- a CDS encoding type II secretion system F family protein, with translation MDILPRLLILITITAAVMIIAGVIANAVINSRRQGDAINRRLGMIESGVGREETMLRLRRGDFDGKTFLPGFLGKWGENLHRRLVQAGVTQSNGQLIVTLVSLPLVLFVIFLLINLLMGGILTTGRIFLFAVLGAVFGVLLPTAIINMRAESRRKKLETQFPVALDIFVRGLRAGHPVSAALELLTVEMPDPIGSEFGLVVDEVTYGADLRDALEEMAERWDVDDIRMFVVSLSVQNETGGNLAEILDNLSKVIRDRHALFMKVRALSSEGRMTAVMLSLLPLLALTIVFIGNPAFFLEVADDAAFVPSFGVLVLMWVIGIMWIRKLIDLKV, from the coding sequence ATGGATATCCTTCCCCGCCTCCTCATCCTCATCACCATCACCGCCGCGGTGATGATCATTGCCGGCGTCATCGCCAATGCCGTGATCAACTCGCGCCGCCAGGGTGATGCCATCAACCGCCGCCTCGGCATGATCGAGAGCGGCGTGGGCCGCGAGGAAACGATGTTGCGGCTGCGGCGCGGGGATTTCGACGGCAAGACCTTCCTGCCGGGCTTCCTCGGCAAATGGGGCGAAAATCTTCACCGCCGTCTGGTCCAGGCGGGCGTGACGCAGAGCAATGGCCAGCTCATCGTGACTTTGGTCTCGCTGCCGCTGGTTCTGTTCGTCATCTTCCTGCTCATCAACCTGTTGATGGGCGGCATCCTGACGACGGGGCGCATCTTCCTGTTCGCGGTGCTGGGCGCGGTGTTCGGCGTGCTGTTGCCGACGGCGATCATCAACATGCGCGCGGAAAGTCGCCGCAAGAAGCTGGAGACGCAGTTTCCAGTCGCGCTCGACATCTTCGTGCGCGGCCTGCGCGCCGGTCATCCGGTGTCGGCGGCGCTCGAACTGCTGACGGTCGAAATGCCCGACCCGATCGGCTCCGAATTCGGCCTCGTTGTCGATGAGGTCACCTATGGCGCGGACCTTCGCGATGCGCTCGAGGAGATGGCCGAACGCTGGGATGTCGACGATATCCGCATGTTCGTGGTCAGCCTCTCGGTACAGAACGAAACCGGCGGCAACCTCGCCGAGATCCTCGACAATCTCTCCAAGGTGATCCGCGACCGCCACGCGCTCTTCATGAAGGTGCGGGCGCTGTCCTCGGAAGGGCGCATGACCGCGGTGATGCTGTCGCTGCTGCCGCTCCTTGCGCTCACCATCGTGTTCATCGGCAACCCGGCCTTCTTCCTGGAAGTCGCCGACGATGCCGCCTTCGTGCCGAGCTTCGGGGTGCTCGTGCTCATGTGGGTCATCGGGATCATGTGGATCCGCAAGCTTATCGATCTGAAGGTGTAG
- a CDS encoding CpaF family protein yields the protein MSVGDAGAFAKQDVHNELKVELHQSLLDQINLAALDSMSREQVADEVGDIIAEELAKKSRALNANERKQLTDDVLDELLGLGPLEPLLKDNSITDILVNGHDNIFVERFGTLEQSPVKFKDERHLLRIIQKIVSAVGRRIDESSPMVDARLSDGSRVNAVVPPLALDGSLLSIRKFAKVPISLDRLVEIGSIPDAVAEVLRAVVEARRNVLISGGTGSGKTTMLNAMSAFIGTEERIVTIEDSAELQLQQDHVARLETRPPNVEGKGEVAMRDLVKNALRMRPDRIIVGEVRAGEAFDMLQAMNTGHEGSMTTIHANTPRDALARVEQMIGMAGIDMPAKAARAQIASAVNVVLQIARLPDGRRRLTSLSEITGMEGEVVTMQEIFRFRRKGRNADGTIDGVFEATGIRPRFADELEARGIDLSAELFRPDRKFD from the coding sequence ATGAGCGTCGGCGATGCCGGTGCCTTCGCCAAGCAGGACGTCCATAACGAACTGAAGGTCGAGCTGCACCAGAGCCTGCTCGACCAGATCAACTTGGCCGCACTCGATTCCATGAGCCGCGAGCAGGTGGCGGACGAGGTCGGCGACATCATCGCCGAGGAGCTGGCCAAGAAGAGCCGCGCGCTCAACGCCAACGAACGCAAGCAGCTGACGGACGATGTGCTCGACGAGCTGCTGGGCCTCGGCCCGCTAGAGCCGCTGCTCAAGGACAATTCGATCACCGATATCCTGGTCAACGGCCACGACAATATCTTCGTCGAACGGTTCGGCACGCTCGAACAGTCGCCGGTCAAGTTCAAGGATGAGCGTCACTTGCTGCGCATCATCCAGAAGATCGTCAGCGCGGTTGGTCGCCGCATCGATGAATCCTCGCCGATGGTCGATGCCCGACTTTCCGACGGCAGCCGCGTTAATGCAGTGGTGCCGCCGCTGGCGCTGGACGGCTCGCTGCTTTCCATTCGTAAGTTTGCGAAGGTACCGATCAGCCTCGACCGCCTGGTCGAGATCGGCTCGATCCCCGATGCCGTGGCCGAAGTGCTGCGCGCCGTGGTCGAGGCCCGCCGCAACGTCCTCATCTCGGGTGGTACCGGTTCGGGTAAGACGACCATGCTCAACGCCATGTCGGCCTTTATCGGCACCGAAGAACGCATCGTGACGATCGAGGACTCGGCCGAACTGCAGCTGCAGCAGGATCATGTCGCGCGCCTCGAAACGCGTCCGCCCAACGTCGAGGGCAAGGGCGAGGTGGCGATGCGCGATCTCGTCAAGAACGCGCTGCGTATGCGTCCTGACCGCATCATCGTCGGCGAAGTCCGCGCCGGGGAGGCGTTCGACATGCTGCAGGCGATGAATACTGGTCACGAAGGCTCGATGACCACCATTCACGCCAACACGCCGCGCGATGCGTTGGCGCGTGTCGAGCAGATGATCGGCATGGCCGGGATCGACATGCCGGCCAAGGCGGCGCGTGCGCAGATCGCCTCGGCGGTCAATGTGGTGCTCCAGATCGCCCGCCTGCCCGATGGCCGCCGTCGCCTCACCAGCCTGTCGGAAATCACCGGCATGGAAGGCGAAGTCGTGACCATGCAGGAAATTTTCCGCTTCCGCCGCAAGGGCCGCAATGCCGACGGCACCATTGACGGCGTGTTCGAAGCGACCGGCATTCGCCCGCGCTTCGCCGACGAACTCGAAGCGCGCGGGATCGACCTGTCCGCCGAACTCTTCCGTCCAGATCGGAAATTCGACTGA
- a CDS encoding AAA family ATPase translates to MTMINSNDRKDTGWKPSDSRPPVLLFLDVADGDAGALAGREAAGLPLQLVVTRQGDMIEPHDLSGAAAAIIQVDEEDERAVETFAALAEASDTPLLAAAFDPNLGFVRALVRAGAHDVIPLPLDLEELNTSLQPIHDQMAKRVRRVGTRPAKLVTMIKSEGGVGATALLGQVASHFAASEGKVGREACLIDFDIQFGDAAFQLGLRPKLGIDDLLAAGGRLDGDMLRTVAAPHPSGLHIIAAPQEITRLDALDVDQALQIVDVAMREYGSVFIDLPTNWTDWSLSLLARSDLVLMVCELSIASLHRAKRQLDLLSQQDLSHLDVRIAVNRFEKGLFRNVTREDAERVLGRPVSYTLANDHATMSAAIEQGVPVAEVRRKGALNKDLAALEEAVATRLGLER, encoded by the coding sequence ATGACCATGATCAACTCCAATGATCGCAAGGACACCGGATGGAAGCCGTCCGATTCGCGTCCGCCGGTCCTACTCTTCCTCGACGTCGCCGATGGTGATGCGGGTGCGCTGGCCGGCCGTGAGGCTGCCGGACTGCCGCTGCAGCTCGTCGTCACCCGCCAGGGCGACATGATCGAGCCGCACGACCTGTCGGGCGCGGCCGCCGCCATCATCCAGGTCGACGAGGAAGACGAGCGCGCCGTCGAGACCTTTGCGGCGCTGGCCGAAGCCAGCGACACGCCGCTTCTCGCCGCGGCCTTCGATCCCAATCTCGGCTTCGTTCGCGCGCTGGTCCGCGCGGGCGCCCATGACGTCATTCCGCTGCCGCTCGACCTTGAGGAGCTCAACACCTCGCTGCAGCCGATCCATGACCAGATGGCCAAGCGCGTGCGCCGTGTCGGCACGCGTCCGGCAAAACTGGTGACCATGATCAAGTCCGAAGGCGGTGTCGGCGCTACGGCCTTGCTCGGCCAGGTGGCGAGTCATTTTGCCGCTTCGGAAGGCAAGGTCGGCCGCGAAGCCTGCCTCATCGATTTCGATATCCAGTTCGGCGATGCCGCTTTCCAGCTGGGGCTGCGTCCCAAGCTCGGCATCGACGACTTGCTCGCCGCCGGCGGTCGCCTCGATGGCGACATGCTGCGCACGGTCGCAGCGCCGCACCCGTCGGGTCTGCACATCATCGCCGCGCCGCAGGAAATTACCCGGCTCGATGCTTTGGATGTCGACCAGGCGCTCCAGATCGTCGATGTCGCGATGCGCGAATATGGCAGTGTTTTCATCGACTTGCCGACCAACTGGACGGACTGGTCGCTGTCGCTCTTGGCGCGTTCGGACCTTGTCCTGATGGTCTGCGAATTGTCGATCGCCAGCCTGCACCGCGCCAAGCGTCAGCTCGACCTCCTGTCGCAACAGGACCTGTCGCACCTCGACGTGCGAATCGCGGTCAACCGGTTCGAGAAAGGCCTGTTCCGTAACGTGACACGCGAAGATGCCGAGCGTGTGCTGGGTCGGCCTGTGTCCTACACTCTGGCCAATGATCACGCGACCATGAGTGCTGCGATCGAACAGGGCGTGCCGGTGGCCGAAGTCCGCCGCAAGGGCGCGCTCAACAAGGATCTCGCTGCCCTCGAGGAAGCGGTAGCAACACGATTGGGGTTAGAGCGATGA
- a CDS encoding TadE/TadG family type IV pilus assembly protein, with the protein MKQLRNLWRATSGASAAEFALVLPILLFFLLGIVDVGRAMFEMNEAKKATQVGVRTAVVTKPVAPGLFTASYLNTVVGTNPALTQGDRIPRGALGLVTCTSTTCTCTTAPCPTLGTYDTAAWNVIVDRMQQIYAPIEDGQVRVRYSGSGLGYAGDPNGPDLSPDVTVAIENLQFRPISFFGLGTITLPGLQTSLTAEDLNGAVSN; encoded by the coding sequence ATGAAGCAGCTTCGCAATCTCTGGCGCGCAACGAGCGGGGCGAGTGCGGCGGAATTCGCGCTGGTCCTGCCGATCCTGCTCTTCTTCCTGCTGGGCATCGTCGATGTCGGCCGCGCCATGTTCGAAATGAACGAGGCGAAGAAAGCGACGCAGGTCGGCGTTCGTACTGCGGTCGTGACCAAGCCGGTCGCGCCGGGGCTCTTCACTGCCAGCTATCTCAACACCGTCGTCGGGACCAACCCGGCACTCACCCAGGGAGACCGCATCCCGCGCGGCGCGCTTGGGCTGGTCACCTGCACCAGCACCACTTGCACCTGCACCACGGCACCGTGCCCTACGCTCGGCACCTATGACACCGCCGCCTGGAACGTGATCGTCGACCGGATGCAGCAGATTTATGCGCCGATCGAGGATGGCCAGGTGCGGGTCCGCTATTCGGGCTCCGGGCTCGGCTATGCCGGCGATCCCAACGGCCCCGATCTGTCGCCCGACGTCACGGTGGCGATCGAAAATCTCCAGTTCCGCCCGATCAGCTTTTTCGGTCTCGGAACGATCACCCTTCCCGGACTGCAGACCTCGCTGACCGCCGAAGACCTCAATGGCGCAGTTTCGAATTGA
- a CDS encoding TadE/TadG family type IV pilus assembly protein → MRLLGSLKRLQRERSGAAAVEMALVIPLLLLLMFGSLELGNYFYSGHRLTESVREGARYAARQGFSNFPCGSATNATVVTDTQNIVRKGEPDTNAVDLLPNWGASGASITVSHACVTAAGGQNMEGLYRNNTGGAPVVTVRARVPYQGLVGALLGFGELNLFLNADQQAAVVGL, encoded by the coding sequence ATGCGGTTGCTCGGGTCTCTCAAGCGTCTCCAACGCGAACGAAGCGGTGCTGCTGCCGTGGAAATGGCGCTCGTCATCCCGCTGCTGCTGCTGCTCATGTTCGGGTCGCTCGAGCTCGGCAATTATTTCTATAGCGGCCATCGGCTGACCGAATCCGTGCGCGAAGGTGCACGCTATGCAGCGCGGCAGGGCTTCAGCAACTTTCCCTGTGGCAGCGCGACCAATGCGACGGTCGTGACCGATACGCAGAATATCGTGCGCAAGGGCGAGCCCGACACCAATGCGGTCGATCTCCTGCCCAATTGGGGAGCCTCGGGTGCATCGATCACCGTTTCCCATGCCTGCGTCACCGCAGCCGGCGGCCAGAATATGGAAGGCCTCTATCGCAACAATACGGGCGGGGCCCCGGTCGTCACCGTGCGCGCGCGCGTACCCTATCAGGGACTGGTCGGCGCGCTGCTCGGCTTTGGCGAGCTCAACCTTTTCCTCAATGCGGACCAGCAGGCCGCGGTGGTGGGACTATGA
- a CDS encoding pilus assembly protein TadG-related protein has product MKGRTRSLWRDTNAAVAPTVGLSLFVLIGAGGIAFDYARMATLDTELQNAADQAALAAASQLDGRAGACARAAAAAAALIQNETRFSNDGAGLNIAVATTGESACDATGAVRFYQSYNNTTDAYGAASDADDNANVVEINVTARRLDFALTPLVGSFGSGDINASATASLQSAVCKVPPLMMCNPDETSTNLDFNVANYIGKGLRLVQGGSTGGAWKPGNFGYLETGLGPGANVLEYALGANTPPGPCFGLSGVTTKTGLQTSVTDAINTRFDIYENGLTNSCAESTGNCSPGINARKDVVHTAFPTTPSTGNGNSGPNCGLETGNDPWQKPVRPYLPDPTTRTMATNPSSMGHPRDICHAISVDGDCGTTEISRRFGDGNWDRDMYFEVNHAALTAAQTGGDWKLIPSLRTFVTNSGAADADGINGTSALELASYLPNISRYQIYLWEASDATLRASYQTSTGGGPGNSGGPLYNFAEPKCAAGLAPTATRLDRRVTAVAVINCEAQGVNGKEKGVPVEKWVEVFIVQPSLNRDRTAASDLYVEPIREVDAGGNDVQSAQVIRRDTPLLLR; this is encoded by the coding sequence ATGAAAGGACGAACTCGCAGCCTCTGGCGTGACACCAATGCCGCTGTCGCACCGACGGTCGGCTTGTCCTTGTTCGTCCTCATCGGTGCCGGCGGCATCGCCTTCGATTATGCGCGCATGGCGACGCTCGATACCGAGCTCCAGAATGCCGCTGACCAGGCCGCACTGGCCGCTGCCTCGCAGCTCGATGGTCGTGCCGGTGCCTGCGCGCGTGCTGCCGCGGCAGCCGCTGCGCTGATCCAGAACGAGACCCGTTTCTCGAACGATGGTGCGGGCCTCAATATTGCCGTCGCGACCACTGGCGAGAGTGCCTGTGACGCGACCGGTGCGGTGCGCTTCTACCAGAGCTACAACAACACGACCGATGCCTATGGCGCGGCGTCGGATGCCGACGACAATGCCAATGTGGTCGAGATCAACGTCACCGCGCGCCGGCTCGACTTCGCGCTGACCCCGCTGGTCGGCTCGTTCGGCAGCGGCGACATTAATGCGTCGGCCACCGCCAGCCTGCAGTCCGCCGTCTGCAAGGTCCCGCCATTGATGATGTGCAATCCGGACGAGACCTCGACCAATCTGGATTTCAATGTCGCCAACTATATCGGCAAGGGGCTGCGCCTTGTGCAGGGCGGATCGACCGGCGGCGCGTGGAAGCCGGGCAATTTTGGCTATCTCGAAACCGGGCTGGGCCCGGGCGCGAATGTGCTCGAATATGCATTGGGCGCGAATACCCCGCCTGGGCCGTGCTTCGGGCTGAGCGGCGTGACCACCAAGACCGGTCTGCAGACCAGTGTCACCGATGCGATCAATACGCGCTTCGACATTTACGAGAACGGCCTCACCAATAGCTGCGCGGAAAGCACCGGCAATTGCAGCCCGGGCATCAATGCGCGCAAGGATGTGGTGCATACCGCCTTCCCGACCACGCCGAGCACCGGCAACGGCAATAGCGGACCCAATTGCGGGCTCGAGACGGGCAACGATCCTTGGCAAAAGCCGGTGCGTCCCTATCTGCCGGATCCGACGACCCGGACCATGGCGACCAATCCCAGCAGCATGGGCCATCCGCGCGACATCTGTCATGCGATCAGTGTCGATGGCGATTGCGGTACGACCGAAATCTCTAGGCGCTTTGGCGACGGCAACTGGGACCGCGACATGTATTTCGAGGTCAACCATGCCGCGCTGACCGCCGCGCAGACGGGCGGTGACTGGAAGCTTATCCCTAGCCTCCGCACGTTCGTCACCAATTCGGGGGCGGCCGATGCCGACGGGATCAACGGCACCTCTGCATTGGAGCTTGCCAGCTATCTGCCGAACATCTCGCGCTACCAGATCTATCTCTGGGAAGCTTCTGATGCGACGCTGCGGGCCAGCTACCAGACGTCCACGGGTGGTGGACCGGGCAATTCGGGCGGCCCGCTGTACAATTTCGCCGAACCGAAATGCGCAGCCGGCCTTGCGCCTACCGCAACCCGTCTCGATCGCCGTGTCACGGCCGTCGCCGTCATCAACTGCGAAGCGCAGGGCGTGAACGGCAAGGAAAAGGGCGTGCCGGTCGAGAAGTGGGTCGAAGTCTTCATCGTCCAGCCCTCGCTCAACCGTGACCGCACGGCGGCGAGCGATCTCTATGTCGAGCCGATCCGTGAAGTCGATGCGGGCGGCAATGATGTGCAGAGCGCGCAGGTCATCCGCCGCGATACGCCGTTGCTGTTGAGGTAG
- a CDS encoding type II and III secretion system protein family protein has translation MGKGMLAAGLAVLMTGAAFVPAPAAAQMVGEAYGAHAGEMQVPLNKSQVLRVERPYARALVGNSEIADVLPLSDTAIYILGQSTGTTSLTLYDENDNLIAVVDIMVGPDISSLKQQLSDLMPGDQVGARMLNDAIVLEGIVSSSVAADRAMQLAEAYGAGRVINMMSIGSSQQVMLEVRFSEIKRTALKDIGLGFFVNDGPNGSFSGAVGEGAAIFPDDDGQGVVQLSSIADSFGVLTESFSALGLNFAATLDALERKGAVQTLAEPTLVALSGETANFLAGGEFPIPVSQGGGTGDGGGNAISVEFKSFGVSLGFTPTVLADGVINLVVEPEVSSIDPSASVTVNGLTVPGLQTRRASTVVELRDGESFALAGLLRTDFSDTVNQFPILGSLPIIGTLFRSTSFQREETELLIVVTPRLVNPVRGGSLPLPTDRVTPPDEIDLFLLGKTDSGVAPVQLPGEGEPVPSWYPIGQTPTDYAPGQGGGEAPATSGGMANVDPATLEGDYGHAY, from the coding sequence ATGGGCAAGGGGATGCTTGCCGCCGGTCTGGCGGTCTTGATGACGGGAGCCGCCTTCGTGCCGGCTCCCGCCGCAGCGCAGATGGTCGGCGAGGCCTATGGCGCGCATGCCGGCGAAATGCAGGTACCGCTCAACAAGAGCCAGGTGCTCCGGGTCGAGCGGCCCTATGCCCGTGCGCTGGTCGGCAATAGCGAGATTGCCGATGTCCTGCCGCTGTCCGACACGGCCATCTACATCCTCGGCCAGTCGACCGGCACGACCAGCCTCACGCTCTATGATGAAAACGACAATCTGATCGCCGTGGTCGACATCATGGTCGGCCCCGACATCAGCTCCTTAAAGCAGCAGCTGAGCGATCTCATGCCCGGTGACCAGGTCGGCGCGCGCATGCTCAACGATGCGATCGTCCTCGAAGGCATCGTCTCCTCGTCGGTTGCCGCCGACCGGGCGATGCAGCTGGCCGAGGCCTATGGCGCGGGCCGTGTCATCAACATGATGTCGATCGGCTCTTCGCAGCAGGTCATGCTCGAAGTGCGCTTCTCCGAAATCAAGCGTACGGCGCTCAAGGATATCGGCCTCGGCTTCTTCGTGAATGACGGACCGAATGGCAGCTTCTCGGGTGCGGTCGGCGAAGGCGCCGCCATTTTCCCGGACGATGACGGCCAGGGTGTCGTCCAGCTGAGCTCGATCGCCGACAGCTTCGGCGTACTGACCGAAAGCTTCAGCGCGCTGGGCCTCAACTTTGCGGCCACGCTCGATGCGCTCGAGCGCAAGGGTGCGGTGCAGACGCTGGCCGAGCCGACGCTCGTCGCGCTGTCGGGCGAGACCGCCAACTTCCTCGCGGGCGGCGAATTCCCGATCCCGGTGTCGCAGGGTGGCGGCACGGGCGATGGTGGCGGCAACGCCATCTCGGTCGAATTCAAGTCGTTCGGCGTGAGCCTCGGCTTCACCCCGACCGTGCTCGCCGACGGGGTCATCAACCTTGTCGTCGAGCCCGAAGTCAGCTCGATCGACCCGTCGGCCTCGGTGACCGTCAACGGCCTCACCGTGCCGGGCCTCCAGACCCGCCGCGCTTCGACCGTGGTCGAACTGCGCGATGGCGAGAGCTTCGCACTGGCCGGCCTGCTGCGGACCGATTTCTCGGACACGGTGAACCAGTTCCCGATCCTCGGCTCGCTGCCGATCATCGGTACGCTCTTCCGCTCGACCAGCTTCCAGCGCGAAGAGACCGAATTGCTGATCGTGGTGACCCCGCGTCTCGTCAATCCGGTACGTGGCGGCTCGCTGCCGCTGCCGACCGATCGCGTGACGCCGCCCGACGAGATCGACCTGTTCCTGCTCGGCAAGACCGACAGCGGCGTCGCACCGGTGCAGCTGCCCGGTGAGGGCGAGCCGGTACCGAGCTGGTATCCGATCGGCCAGACGCCGACCGATTATGCGCCCGGCCAGGGCGGTGGTGAAGCGCCCGCGACCAGCGGGGGCATGGCCAATGTCGACCCCGCCACGCTCGAAGGAGATTATGGCCATGCGTATTAA
- the cpaB gene encoding Flp pilus assembly protein CpaB, with the protein MRRQSVIAIAIAVVLGLVAVYLANSYFSAREAQLDAADQGTTQVAVAAVPLAYGTEITPDKVRFADFPNDVLPAGVFTSVEELLPAGQARHALRPIQINQPLLATDLTGEGEGASIAALLPDGMRAATVQVNAVSGVAGFIKPNDTVDVLITRLAIGGSETVTDVLLQNIRVIAMDQDAQGENEQPALSSTATLEVTPVEAQKLALGQQLGTLSLVLRKPGEEENIAFVETVSLDDLRYELSAGYVRAPQLTDDAPRVQPTRTAPARRLTQRATQRRTAPSRPPEPETTKVEITRGLQSETYEVGE; encoded by the coding sequence ATGAGACGCCAATCGGTTATTGCTATTGCCATCGCGGTGGTCCTCGGACTTGTCGCGGTTTATCTCGCCAACAGCTACTTCAGCGCACGCGAAGCGCAGCTCGATGCAGCCGACCAGGGTACCACCCAGGTCGCCGTCGCTGCGGTCCCGCTGGCCTACGGTACCGAAATCACGCCGGACAAGGTCCGCTTCGCCGATTTCCCGAACGACGTGCTGCCCGCAGGGGTCTTCACCTCGGTCGAGGAATTGCTGCCCGCCGGCCAGGCGCGCCACGCGCTGCGCCCCATCCAGATCAACCAGCCGCTGCTCGCCACCGACCTTACCGGTGAAGGCGAAGGCGCCTCGATCGCTGCGCTGCTGCCCGACGGCATGCGCGCCGCCACCGTCCAGGTGAATGCGGTCTCGGGCGTTGCCGGCTTCATCAAGCCCAACGATACGGTCGATGTCCTGATCACGCGCCTTGCGATTGGCGGCAGCGAAACCGTCACCGACGTGCTGCTCCAGAATATCCGCGTCATCGCGATGGACCAGGATGCGCAAGGCGAGAATGAACAGCCGGCGCTGTCGAGCACGGCGACGCTCGAAGTGACCCCGGTTGAAGCCCAGAAATTGGCGCTCGGCCAGCAGCTCGGCACGCTGAGCCTCGTGTTGCGCAAGCCGGGCGAAGAAGAGAATATCGCGTTCGTTGAGACAGTGAGCCTCGATGACCTGCGCTACGAATTGTCGGCGGGCTATGTCCGCGCGCCGCAGCTGACCGACGATGCACCGCGCGTGCAGCCGACCCGGACGGCGCCGGCACGGCGACTGACCCAGCGGGCGACCCAGCGGCGTACTGCGCCGTCGCGGCCGCCCGAGCCGGAGACGACCAAGGTGGAAATCACCCGGGGGCTCCAATCCGAAACGTATGAGGTGGGGGAATGA
- a CDS encoding Flp family type IVb pilin yields the protein MTNFVKMIKDESGASAAEYALILAIIGATVAIASIVLGNAIGGAMNDASNCLNATANQRNAACI from the coding sequence ATGACCAATTTCGTGAAGATGATCAAAGACGAGTCGGGTGCTTCGGCTGCTGAATATGCGCTGATTCTCGCCATTATCGGTGCGACTGTCGCTATTGCGTCGATCGTCCTGGGCAACGCCATCGGCGGCGCCATGAACGACGCGTCGAACTGCCTCAACGCGACGGCCAACCAGCGCAACGCGGCCTGCATCTAA